The genomic region TACAAAGGCAAAGCTACCAGATCCCAGCCACGGGAGGTGAGAAAAGCCTGGACACGCTTGGCCTGtccaattttttcccccaacctTCCCCTCTATCCTGCAGCATCAACAAAATAAGAGCCTGCAACCCAACAAGGAACTTGAACTAGCAGCCATGCCACtccttgggagcagctgtgctgctgctgtaggaAGCACATGGCTGTGCTGTCCTTGGACAAAGCTGGGCTGGCCTGCAGCAAAAAGGAATGTTGtagggccaggctggagaagggCTCAGAGGTGCTCCTTGCCTGACTCCCCAGCTGCATGTCCTTGTACAAGCAGGACACTGGCCATGGCTCCTGTCACTTGACTCATCCACAACAGCTGGACAGGATGGTTTGGAGGAAAGAAACCCAACAGTCCTTGTTTCCTTTGAGGGGTACCTCAAAGGCTGGGTGGCACAACAGCACATCAGGCTAAGGAAGTGAAACACAGGAACTTCCTCCTGGAGGTGAAAGTAGAAGGCATGGGGTGGGACCGTGCTGGGCTTTTGGTGGCAGAGCCAAGGCCCAAGCAAGCAGGGGAAGTGATGCCTCTTGCcaaaaaatcctgctgctgcagttgaAGACTGTAGGGCAGGTGACCCTGAAGCCAATAAGGacccttcctttcttcctccagTTAAACAgcttcagcactgctggagagCCAAACCCCAGCTCCAAGAGACAATTCTTGTTTCTTGCAGGCTGAGCCCCACAAAAACCAGCCCTGGCCCACAGCACCAGGAGGATACATCCATCAGGTTGATCATGTTGCGGCAGGAGTCCAGGCTGAACCCATCTGTTTTCAGATCTTTgtctgaggaggaaggaggatgTTAAGCACATGcaccaaaacccaaactgctgagcaacctgggctgcagggagcaggggtaGGAAGAGTAGTGCTTACGTCTTGCGATGACTCTGTTCAGAATAGTCCGAAGCTCAAAGACGTTGATTTCCATGTCCTGGAGCAGAAGCAGAGTTAGGATAACCCCTTGCCTGCTCTCCACCCCACTTGTGGCCATTGTCCCCCTCCTGCCTAAACATCTCTGCCTTAGTCACAAAACATGAGGATGCCATTACATTTCTTGTAATGTAGGTGTGATGGTGTGATGACGGGGCAGATTTGGGGAAGAGCACCCAGCTGTGACTAAAACTCAGAAGAGTTTTAGTCACAGCTGGGTGCTCTTCCCCAAATCTGCCCCTATCATCacaccatccctgcaggcagctgggctgagccacAGCAAAGATGGACTTGTCTGCAGGATGGGACTGAGTGAGGTGGGGTGAGCTGAactcccacagccaggggttcagtcctgtcccctcccctccccagaggGCTTTCCAGAGCTTAGCACAGCCATACCCACctcccctgccagctgctggaacATGTTCTTGAAGCTGTCCTCTATGTCATCCTCAGTTATTTCCTCCTGGGGTGATGCAAACCAGAAAGAAGAGGTTAGTGGTCAaacccaggctctgccctgccttccAGGCTCAATAAATGCCAACAGGAAAAGAAgctcttctttgtttttctcttctttgttaATTGCTACACCTCCATCACCCCAACCttgccagcccctctccagccacaCTGACATCCCAGGCTCCCCCTCCCAAGTGCCAGAGCCTCAGCACCAGCCAGTCCAAAGTGGCGGCTCCTACCTCATCTGCCAGATCTGCCGAGATCTCCTCAtccagctccctggggcagaaaggggaaaacaaagtGATGAGTGggctccccagccagcagggagctggcaagGTGCAGGGGGGGACGCCTGACAGACGCGGGGTGTCCCTCCCAGGGGGCCAGGACTCACGCTGTGTCCGACTGCTTCTCGGTGAAGACCCGCAGCACGAAGTCGGCCTCCTTGTGCGGCTCGAAGGTGGAGGGCACCACAATGTACTCGCCGGGGGGCAGCCGGATCTGGTTGCTCACCTCCCGCAGGTTGATGAAGGTCTCAGACCGTGCCCGGGACTGGTTTCGCAGGAAAAAGTCCTTCTTCAAGTGCACATTCTGCATGCCCTGGGCCTGGGGGAAGGAATGTGCTTGTGGACCACAATGGGAAGCACCCACAGGGAGTGGTGGGACCAGCGCCAGCCCCATCAGGtaggacagctctgccctgcccatccAGTAGGAgtcatccctccctcccacatGGAGGTGCCCAGCTCCCACTGGCACACTAGccacagccagtgctgtggAGCTCCCATGCCACTGGATGCATCAATCCATTTTTGCCCAGTCTTGTGCTTCCCTCCAAGATGGGGTAGGCTCTGACAGCTCAGCACGTACCTCCTCAGGAACCTGCAGataggagggaaaaggggaaaaaatcagaatcCCAGTAACTGCCCCATCCCTTAtagctgcagggagcacaggatGAGGGACATTAGCCCACAGCTGGCCAAAGCTGGTAGGAAAGATTTTCTTGAGGACTGGGATTGAGGTGGgactggcagggctgagcctgtcCCAGGGAAGGAGCCTGGGGGCGGGCAGGGGTTACCTCGTAGACAGCAAAGCCGATGGTGTGCATGTCACCTCCCacgcgccgctcccgccgccggtGCTTCTGCATCAGAGCCACCAGGAAGCTGCAGGCCACCTCATCATCCCCAGGGTCATCATCTTCTTCCAGCAACTTGATTTTAAACTGGGGGTTGATCCAGAATGTGGCTGGGAGGAAGGGGATGCATGGATGAGACGCCTGGTTCCATCACGCTGCCAGGAGCACAGGTGTGGAGGCCAGAGGTACCTGGGTGATTCCTGCAGCCCCCGGCAGTGCTCCCCCGGCGCCAGGTGCCCTCAAACACCTGTGTGTGCCACCTGCTGAGCTCGTCCTTGGTGAGGGCATCGGGGGTCAGGTTGCAGATCTCGAGCCTGGAGAACTCCCTCATGAAGTCCCGGAAAGACATCCTGTGGGAGGCAAGGAGGGGCTGaggccagggcactgctgtggggagggaggagagcacaACTAGCTCTGGACCCAGCTAACATTTTAGGAGAATTAAGTGGCAGTAAAATCTTTTACCCTAAACAGTTATAGTTTATTTAAAGCCTTGTGCTGGGTTTGGGTAAGAAGGGATGTTTACTCTTCCTACATGCTTATTTTGCATTTAGTTGGCCTGAATTTCCTTCGAGGGAGGAAAATTATTAACTAGATCAGATGAGAAAATGCTGGCAAGCTCTCCAGTGCTGGGAAGCCAGCTCATAAAGGTAGGTCATGCGCTTCAGGTGAAGCATGACCGCAGGATCTCTCcctggctcctctgctccttcttGGACAGGCTGCTGAAATAGAGCAGCACTTTGCTCCAGCACTCACCAGAACTCTCCATCTTCcatcttcagctgcagctcttccctctcATCAGGGTCAATGTTGTTCCACTCAGAGGAACTGGAATAGCAGGAGAGACAATTAGGTAAGGACTCCTGAGAGCGATTCAGAACAGGCCCTCAACTCCTCTCTTTCTGATGCAAAGGGCTCTGCACACTGTGAGCTTCACCTCAGCACTGCCCCGTGCTTGactgctgtgtgtgcagtgctTGCTGCCTGACAGAGCGAGACTGCCATCCCTTCTGTCCTGCTTACCCATCACTCCAGGCTCCAGTCCACTCCACCTGACCCCAGGGGTTCCTGATGCGGATGAGTTGCTCCTGCTGACCCCGGTAGTTCACCTGCCAGACACCAGACACGAGAGTTGGAGCCCATGCCACTGGCCAGGCTGATATTGCTATTAAAGTCTAACCTAGGTGACTCACATCTCTGAAGGCCGTCACAGAATAGGCGTGGCCCTTCACCAGCTTCTTGAAGGTCACTGCTTCCATATCAAAGGCACTTGTGATCTGAGGAGAATGGGTAATGCTCAAGTCAATAGGACTGCATTCATATAGTCTTATCCCTATCCCTTCCCTCCACTGTGTGGAGAATTCTCCTTGCTTTGCGCTGCTCCAGCCAAGAGAAGTAGCAGgtagcagctccctgtgctcaaAGACTGCTAGTTGTGGACAATTTAAAGACAGTTTCCTCAGCACACCAAAGATCCATCAAGGAACCACCCAAACTTCAGAATTTAAAAGCCCCGCTCCAGGCTAATTTGCTGATGCAAAACATGGCCAGAGTTATAGGCAGTGCCTTGTCCTGCACTGGAGATGAACAATCCCGCTCCATCCAAAGGAGCCACGTGTTGTGCCGCAGGCTGCCACACTGGCTCTGGAAAGGGAGCTGTGGTAGGAGGGCAAAGAAGTAACCTTGACCCGGTGTCCCAGTGAGGGGACTGCTGACACAGCCTTGGCTGTGAGGCCTCGCTGTGGCCAGCGCTGTGGCAGGGCCCTGGCTCATCCCAGCAGGTCACTCACGTCgatggagcagcccagcagggagcccCTCTCCAGCGCCTTGCGGATGATGTGGGCCATGTTGCGCGGCGGCCGCTTCAGGTCGTACATCTCTGCCACGCCGCCCGTGAAGTCCTCGAAGCCCTCGGTGGTGCTGCCCCCCGAGAGCGACTCGTAGCAGCCATTCAGCCTGAGGGGTGTGTGAGGAGACAGGCAGGTAGCgcactgcagctgccctgacacgcagcacaggcagggccagcGACACAGGAGACTCCCTTCCCTCCACGCCCCCACCCCATACATGCCCGCCCACATGCCCACCACGGGGATACCCACTTGGCATAGGCCTTCTCCAGCAGAGCGCTCCAGAACTCGGTGCACTCTGCCGAGTGCACAAACAGAAGCTCCCCATCCTTGGTGGGCAGCAGGTCATCCACCACCACGTCCACCCACTCGCCAAACTGCCAGATCTGGGGGGTGAGGAGGGAGTGGGATGAGCTCAGAGCATCACATGGCATCATCCCAACCCCAGAGGGATGGCCTCAGCCCACCACCCTCGCTTCTGCCACAGCCCACCAGCTGCGGTGGGCCAAAAGCTCCCAGCCCACCTGGAAGTGAAAGATGCCAGCATAGTCCTCCTGGAAGCTCTGTCCATGGGGCACCACGCggtgcaggagctcctcatTGAGCGTGAGGGAGCCAatggcagccagcagccagcagtcacctggggaaggagaggaagctGGTATGAGTACCCATCACCTCCCTAGCTGGGAGGGTAGGTGATGCATGTTTAGGAGCCCATGGTGTGCTCTCTTTGCAAATGTTTGTGGCTACCCAGCTCAAAAAGTCCATGGAAAAACCAGACAAGGTGCAGCAAGCAGAACTCAGGGGTTCAGGTTTGCTCAGCCTGCCCACAGAGAGAAGTATTAGCTCAAGGCAGCAAGGAATGTTCCTCCCTCACCTGGAGCCTGTGTCCAGACCACCACACACAGTCAGCACCAACAGccccctcctgcagccattTATCTGGACCCTCCTGTAACTCATTCATTTGACTGCCCTCCATATCTCAGAcagcagttctgcagcagaATTACACTTTGCATGTAAAAAGCCATTTTAGCAAGCGAGTGGTTTcatgctgctgccccagcttcTCAAATTGCAAGCAATGCCACCGCACTTTTCCTTCCGAGTGATCTTAACCACAAGTGCTGCTCCAGGCCACTGTGCTTTAAATTCTTTGACTtgattctcttttctcttttacctTTGAAGCCTTTCACACCTTAGCCTCGAGCCTGGATAACCTGTAACTGGGCTGTGGTTTGACAAAATGCCATTTCCGAGGTTTTAATGACCAAGTGAACACTACCACAGTGCTTTGGGCTGTTATGCACTCCGGTTGCCACCTCAAGTTTGTCCTAATTACTGGGTATATTAAATGTATTCAGCCCTGAAAACAGCATGCTAAATGTGCTAAGATATACAGTACTCCCAATCAAGTGCCCTACTTGCTCTCAGTCAGGACAACACTGTCTGTGGTACCAGGATCTGTTTCTGATGACCACAAAATCCCAGCTGTGGTTCAGCTCTGCTAGCCTACCCAGCCCATTCACACTTCTCTCCTTGCCTTAGTGCCCTTGCCTTGGAAGACACCCTGGAGAAAAGACAAGTCATCACTTGTACACCTCTCCATACCCTTCTGCCACACCACATTCGTTAGCAAGCATTTtgtcaccaccaccaccaccacctcagTTTGTTATTGTCATGCAGCTGCCATCTCTCACCATTTACCAAAGCAGAGAGCTctttggagcagctcctggcattgTTGTCAGCATGTGTGAGGCATGGATGCACCCAGAATCTCCACTGATCTCAGCACGGTCAAGCTGTGCACACATCAACTCATTTTTGTGGAGCTTTAACCTAGAGCTACCAGGAGGCACAGGATGCCCCCTGACTTGCAGTTTCCACCTCACTGACTGGAAAGGGCCACCCAACCCTCCCCAGTCACTGCTTCCTGGACCAAGGTCCAGGGACAAACCTTCAGCACTCACCGAGAGCCCCCTGGCAGATGTCTGTCCGTGTAGCACCACCAACGATGAACTGAGGGTCATCCACTAATTCCTGCAGAAGGACAGAatcagatgctgctgctggatctTGGCAGGGCCTGGGCTTtagcagggctggcacccacTGCAGCTCTGACTCGAGAGAAATGGTATATGGTCCCTGTGAGATGTACCCCACCTGCCCTCTGCTAGGGAAGGCTGCTTGACTGCAACCCCAAGGCCATCATGGTAAGGCAAGGCAAGATTTGCTGTATCCATGGGAGGACAAGGCTGGATGACATTCCCCTCGCCCTCACGGCACCAGGGGATATGCACTCTCAAAAGCCCCAGGTACTGAGGGTGACACATCCATGCCATGGCATCCCAGTAGGAGCAAGAACACAACCCACCTTCTTTTGAAGCCCACAGTCTGCTGCCCAGAGGAAGCAGTGCCTGCCAGACACAATGCTTTTCTGAGCAGACACTCATAGGGAACGGCCCTGGGCCCTTGGGAAAGTGGCtctgcagcactccagggacttggagcactGAGGGGTGCCAGCAAGGCCagtctgcagctcagcacaaCACATCAGTGCAGACATACAGGACAGGGACGCCAGCCCAACCTGAGAAGAAGCAAGCCCAGCACTCACCGACGGACGCTTCCACTCCACTCCCCGTGTCTTGCTGGAGTGTGGCCCCAGCTCCTTGAATCCAAGGGCAGTTGGGCCAGCTGGGAACTGGGGATCCCTGAAGAGGGTGCCACTCTCAATGCACTGCTGCTTGAGGGCCTCATAGTCCTGGTTGAGGTACTTGATGGCGTTGTGGTGCTGGCCAAGCCCCTCGGCTCTCAGGCGGTCTCTCTCCACGCGAGCAGCCATCCCGCCAAAGGGCATCATAGCTCGGCACCAGCACCGCTGCCTTCTGCTCCACTCCCTGCAACAGAACAGGCACGGCCACCCTGAGGCACGGCTGCTACCTTGCTCTCCCCTGGGGATTTCAGCCatcacacagagccaggcttgGAGGCTCAATCCCCAGTTCCCCACCACTCCCACACCAGGGacc from Molothrus ater isolate BHLD 08-10-18 breed brown headed cowbird chromosome 3, BPBGC_Mater_1.1, whole genome shotgun sequence harbors:
- the CAPN11 gene encoding calpain-11; amino-acid sequence: MMPFGGMAARVERDRLRAEGLGQHHNAIKYLNQDYEALKQQCIESGTLFRDPQFPAGPTALGFKELGPHSSKTRGVEWKRPSELVDDPQFIVGGATRTDICQGALGDCWLLAAIGSLTLNEELLHRVVPHGQSFQEDYAGIFHFQIWQFGEWVDVVVDDLLPTKDGELLFVHSAECTEFWSALLEKAYAKLNGCYESLSGGSTTEGFEDFTGGVAEMYDLKRPPRNMAHIIRKALERGSLLGCSIDITSAFDMEAVTFKKLVKGHAYSVTAFRDVNYRGQQEQLIRIRNPWGQVEWTGAWSDGSSEWNNIDPDEREELQLKMEDGEFWMSFRDFMREFSRLEICNLTPDALTKDELSRWHTQVFEGTWRRGSTAGGCRNHPATFWINPQFKIKLLEEDDDPGDDEVACSFLVALMQKHRRRERRVGGDMHTIGFAVYEVPEEAQGMQNVHLKKDFFLRNQSRARSETFINLREVSNQIRLPPGEYIVVPSTFEPHKEADFVLRVFTEKQSDTAELDEEISADLADEEEITEDDIEDSFKNMFQQLAGEDMEINVFELRTILNRVIARHKDLKTDGFSLDSCRNMINLMDKDGSARLGLVEFQILWNKIRSWLTIYRQYDLDKSGTMSSYEMRMALESAGFKLNNKLHQVVVARYADSDMGVDFDNFVCCLLKLETMFRFFRSMDPEGTGTAVMNLSEWLLLTMCG